AGTGCGTGGCATGCAAAGTGGCCGCAGTGGCATTGTGAGTGTGGTGATGCCGGCGGGGCATGCGATTGCGCCCACGATGTTAGAGGGGATCTACGACTTTTTTCACGAAAAGGATATGATTATGGCCCTGGATTTAGTGCATGGAAACCTCGGAGAGAAGGCTTTTGTGGAGCAGGGGAAGATTATCAACCGCCTGCTCGAGAGCCGGGTCGACGGCATTTTGCTACTGCCAGTGAATGAAGAAGCGAGCCCCTTGTATTTCAAGGAAGTCGTGGATCGCAAGATTCCGTTGGTCTTGATTGATCGAAATACGACCCACTTTTCGACTGACTTTGTGGGGACAGATGATTTGGCCGGAGGTCGCGAAGCCGCACGTATATTGGCGCAGAATGGCTGCAAGAATGTAGTGTTAATTTCCACTGGCGAATTCGTCAGCACGAGTCGTTTACGTGCGAAGGGCTTCCTGGATGGCTTGTCTGAATTTGGTGTTGGGCTAACGACGCATGTCATTGCGCCCAATTTTACACATAATGCTGAACTGATTGACCATGAACTGAAGAAGTATAGAGATCAGTTTGACGGTATTTTTGCGATTGCAGACCGTCTAGCGATCAGCGCATGGCATAGTTGTCAGAATCTAAACCTATCCATTCCAGACCAGGTTAAAGTGATTGGTTTTGGTGCGCTGAACTTGCGTGACCCAAGGGTGGCGCTGTCGACTTTTGATCAAGAGCCTTATTTAATTGGGCGGGATGCTGCTCAGTTATTGTACGAACGTATTGAGAAGGGCCCCTCTGCAAGCCGATCGAAGCCCAAAAGCTTATTCCATCGCCCAAAGTTTGTGGCAGGCACTTCTTGTCCCCTCGGGGAGAAGAAGTGGACGGAGTCAGTCTAGATTGTATGCGTCGTTCTTTTGACTCAAAACTGACATGAGAGATTTGAGTTTGTGGCCTCTGTTTCCATAGTCGGGGGGGACCATTCCTCAGAGCGCAATCGCACGATGACTACAGCACATAAAGGATCCTGCCTCTGTGGAGAGGTTGTGTTTGAAATTGAGGGAGAATTTGAGCATTTCTTCCTCTGTCACTGTGATCGCTGCCGCAAAGACACTGGTTCGGCTCATGCTGCGAATTTGTTTAGCAATGATTTTAACTTACGCTGGTTATCTGGCGAAAATCAGGTTCGCAGTTATCAATTGCCGGGAAGCCGCCATGCGAAGAGCTTCTGTTTGAACTGTGGCTCGGCTCTACCTCATCGACTTTCCACGGGCTCGGTTTTGATGGTGCCGGCTGGCAGTCTCGATAGCGAACTCTCCATCAAGCCTCAGGCTCATCTTTTTTGTTCGGAAAGAGCTTCATGGGATGATGGCCTGGAACGCGTCCCATCTTGCGAAGAATTACCTGAGAAGAATGCGTCCGGCTAAATTCGGCAATGCCTGTAGTATGGTTTTGACTCTTTTGCGAAGAAGCTGGGCTACATAGAAATGTAGCCATGTGATTATGGCACAGACTTAAAGATGAACCTGAACCCCATCGCGACGCTTTAGTTCTCCGTCTCAAATCTGGGGCGCGTTGCCTCCATTGGCGCGTTGCGGCTACGAGAGAGCTGACTGGCTAGGGAAGGTATGCTTTAGCTTTGTTAAGGCGGCGATCACCTCGTCTGGTTCGGCACGGGTGCGGTAGTCGACATCGATGGAATTCCAGATGACCTGCCCGTCGTGGTCCAGAATGAAGGTAGCGGGGA
The nucleotide sequence above comes from Coraliomargarita algicola. Encoded proteins:
- a CDS encoding LacI family DNA-binding transcriptional regulator; protein product: MKQIAEEAGVSMMTVSRVLRNESNVSAKTEERIREIANRLGYKSNRLVRGMQSGRSGIVSVVMPAGHAIAPTMLEGIYDFFHEKDMIMALDLVHGNLGEKAFVEQGKIINRLLESRVDGILLLPVNEEASPLYFKEVVDRKIPLVLIDRNTTHFSTDFVGTDDLAGGREAARILAQNGCKNVVLISTGEFVSTSRLRAKGFLDGLSEFGVGLTTHVIAPNFTHNAELIDHELKKYRDQFDGIFAIADRLAISAWHSCQNLNLSIPDQVKVIGFGALNLRDPRVALSTFDQEPYLIGRDAAQLLYERIEKGPSASRSKPKSLFHRPKFVAGTSCPLGEKKWTESV
- a CDS encoding GFA family protein; amino-acid sequence: MTTAHKGSCLCGEVVFEIEGEFEHFFLCHCDRCRKDTGSAHAANLFSNDFNLRWLSGENQVRSYQLPGSRHAKSFCLNCGSALPHRLSTGSVLMVPAGSLDSELSIKPQAHLFCSERASWDDGLERVPSCEELPEKNASG